Proteins from a single region of Lonchura striata isolate bLonStr1 chromosome 34, bLonStr1.mat, whole genome shotgun sequence:
- the QPRT gene encoding nicotinate-nucleotide pyrophosphorylase [carboxylating], whose translation MEKGGREVTQKPEVSGFGGRERVVTICPSAIPFDPVGANSSRGAGLDFLVHHQGSILLSQLCLPPPRSKLAGFAFIITIIFITTTIHTINLIPHNIIVFITHTSIIIIPYHQPPSSSPKLQHQLNHLIPLPTTIHMSSPSSPGDIDHLCVTSAPNLVLPSAPGTVTVTPTALALSPPPSHPACLPYHIPVFSVPITATAPRSMARSPPGSAPPGRGWAPAPPPHRLRALAHAWLDEDAPWPDAAAAAAGDAATRAELLSKAGGGPGGVLAGAPFAEAVFGVSGCRVTWRVPEGAALPPGRAVVAEVEGPAAGVLAGERVALNILGRCSGVASMAARAVGVARAQGWAGVVAGTRKTTPGFRLAEKYALGVGGADPHRGGLGGLMMLKDNHRALAAAAGGLEQMILGVRRAGGFTRRLEVECSSAEEALVAAGAGADIVLLDNLAPQELHAAAAKVKAAHPGVTVEASGGIVLETLPQFLGPHIDVVSMGCLTHSAPALDFALRVLEP comes from the exons atggagaagggagggagagaggtcACTCAGAAG CCGGAGGTTTCTGGGTTCGGTGGCCGTGAGAGGGTGGTCACCATCTGCCCCTCTGCAATTCCCTTTGACCCAGTTGGAGCCAATTCCAGCAGGGGTGCTGGGTTGGATTTCCTTGTCCACCACCAGGGATCCATTCTGCTCTCCCAGCTTTGTTTACCTCCCCCAAGGTCCAAG CTAGCAGGGTTTGCcttcatcatcaccatcatcttCATCACCACAACCATCCACACCATCAACCTCATCCCCCACAACATCATCGTCTTCATCACCCACACCTCCATCATCATCATCCCATACCATCAACCTCCATCATCGTCACCAAAACTCCAACA TCAGCTCAACCATCTGATCCCTCTTCCCACCACCATCCACATGTCCTCACCATCATCTCCAGGTGACATTGACCATCTCTGTGTCACCTCCGCA CCCAACCTTGTTCTGCCCTCGGCCCCTGGCACTGTCACCGTCACCCCCACGGCCCTGGCACTGTCACCACCCCCTTCCCACCCCGCCTGTTTGCCCTATCACATCCCAGTGTTCAGTGTTCCTATCACGGCCACT GCCCCCCGGAGCATGGCCCGCTCGCCCCCCGGCTCGGCGCCCCCCGGCCGGGGCTGggcccccgcgccgcccccgcaCCGCCTGCGCGCCCTGGCCCACGCGTGGCTGGACGAGGACGCGCCCTGGCCGgacgcggcggcggcggccgcgggggacGCCGCGACCCGCGcggagctgctcagcaaggccggggggggcccggggggcgTCCTGGCGGGGGCCCCCTTCGCCGAGGCCGTTTTCGGGGTGTCGGGGTGCCGGGTCACCTGGAGGGTGCCCGAGGGGGCGGCGCTGCCCCCCGGGCGGGCGGTGGTGGCCGAGGTGGAGGGTCCGGCCGCGGGGGTGCTGGCGGGGGAGAGGGTGGCGCTCAATATTTTGGGGCGCTGCAGCGGGGTGGCCTCGATGGCCGCCAGGGCCGTGGGGGTGGCCCGGGCGCAGGGCTGGGCGGGGGTCGTGGCGGGCACCCGAAAAACCACACCCGGCTTCCGCTTGGCGGAGAAATACGCGCTGGGGGTGGGGGGCGCCGACCCCCAccggggaggtttgggggggctcATGATGCTCAAGGACAATCATCGAGCGCtggcggcggcagcggggggGCTCGAGCAG ATGATTTTGGGGgtgcgccgggccgggggcttCACCCGCCGGCTGGAGGTTGAGTGCTCGAGTGCGGAGGAAGCGCTGGTGGCTGCGGGGGCTGGGGCTGACATCGTCCTGCTGGACAACCTGGCCCCACAG gagctgcacGCGGCGGCGGCGAAGGTCAAGGCTGCACACCCCGGGGTGACGGTGGAGGCCAGCGGGGGCATCGTTTTGGAGACCCTCCCCCAGTTCTTGGGGCCCCACATCGACGTGGTGTCCATGGGGTGTCTGACCCACAGCGCTCCTGCCCTGGACTTCGCACTGCGGGTGCTGGAACCCTAA